The genomic segment TGGCATCGGACTGGCGCATCACAGCCAGCACGATAGAGCGCTCACCGTTAATCCAGCTGCCACTTTTTACGTCTTGCACGCTATCTTCTACCGTGGCGACATCGGCGAGGCGCACCGCTTGCTTATTCTTTTGTGCAACGATTAAGTTGGAAAAATCAGCGGCATTTTTAAGCTGCTCATTGGCTTGCAGCGCCAGCACCTGGCGCTTGCCATCGAGCTGGCCAACCGGGCTGTTGGCATTGGCAGATTTAAGCGCTGCGGATAACTCTGCCAGTGTCATATCCCTTGCGGCCAATAGCTCTGGGTTAACTTGCACCCGTACGGCAAAGCGTTTTTGCCCGTAAACCGTCACCTGTGCCACGCCATTGAGGGTAGAAAGTGTGGGGGAAATCAGGTTGTCGCCGTAATCGTTTAGCTCAGCGAGGCTCATCGATGGCGAGTTAATCCCCACCATCAGCACCGGTGCATCCGCAGGGTTGACTTTGCGGTAGCTGGGCGGGCTGGTCATGTCTTTAGGCAGGCTGCGGGATGCGCGATAGAGCGCGGCTTGTACGTCGACGGCCGCATCGTCGATATTGCGGTTGGCGTCAAACTCCAGCGTTAGCGATACCTTGCCCTGAGTGCTGCTCGAGGTAATGACGGCAAGGCCGGGAATGGTTGAAAATTGCTTTTCAAGCGGTGTTGCCACCGAGGTGGACATCGTTTCCGGGCTGGCACCAGGCAAGCTGCCAGACACCTCAATGGTGGGCATATTAAAAGAGGGCAGGGCAGAAATGGGCAGATTAAACCAAGCCACTACCCCTGCCACCACCACTGCCAGCCACAGAAGTGTAGTTGCGATGGGCTTATTAATGCTGAGTAAGGAAATGTTCATTTTGCGGCACTGGCGGCAGTTTTTGGCGCACTTGCGTCACGTTTTTTGGCTTCGCGTACTTTGCTGCCTTCACGCAGATTTTGCCCGCCTTCTTTCACTACTTTGATATTGCTGCCAATGCCGCTGACCACGGCGCGCTCGTTTTCGACTTGCAGCAATTCAACCTGTATCGATTTAACCGTTTGATCTGCCTGAATGGCAAAAACAAAGCGATGATCTGGGCCGGTTTGTACCGCCTGAGTCGGCAAGACTACGGCGTTTTTAAGCGTGCCCGCAGCCACTTGCACAGGTACAAAAGCGCCAGGCCAGAGCAGGTTTTTGGGGTTGGAAAATTCTGCCTTTAAGGCGATGGTGCCCGAGCTTGAGTTAACGGCATTATCGATAAAGCTCAGCTTGCCCTGCATTTTATTGCCGTCGGCTAAGCGGGCGCTGACTAAAATAGGCTGAGGTGCGTTTTGTAAAAGACTTAAATCACGCTCAGGCAGGCTGAATGCCACGGTGATGGGGTCCAGCTGGCTGATGGTCACCAGTGGAATTGCAATACTTGGCTGCACATAGCTGCCGGTATGCACTTCAACCAGACCCGCACGGCCACTGAGCGGTGCTTTGATTTGCGAATAAGATAAGTTGATTTTTGCCGCATCCACCGCCGCACGCTCTGCAGCGAGTGTGGCTTGCAGGGTTTCTAATTTGCTTTGGGCATTGTCGAGTGCGGTTTTGGAAATAAAGCTTTGAAGTGCTAGCTCTTTAGAGCGGGTGTAATCCCTTTCTGCGGCAGCTAGCTGGGCCTGGCTTTGTGCGAGTTTAGCAATGGCCTGGCGCACATTGGCTTCCTCGGTCCTGGCGTCTAGGCTGAATAAAAGCTGGCCCGCCTGGATCTGATCACCTTCTTTAAAATGAACTTTACTAATCAAGCCACTTGTTTGCGGGCGGACTTCCACCTGATCCAGCGGGCTGACATGGCCCTGTGCGCTTAAATTCAGCGCAATGTCCGCCGTCTGCGTTGTGGTGGCCGTTACTTGCTGGGGAGGGCGCTCAGTTTTTTCTTTTACTGTTTCTTTACCACAGCCCACAAGGATCAGGGCAATCAGGGTCAGGCTAAATTTAGTCATTCATAATTCCAGCACGAACACCGCGCCGAAATCGTACGGTGATCGCAATCATAGTCAGGGCCACCATCAGGCCAAAGCCGGTAATAATGGCGTACATAGGAGGAATTCCACTGGCCTGGAATTGGTGGGCTACCGCTTTACTCACATTGTCGGTAATGGGATGGCTGAAATATTTCACCATCATGGCATGTATACCTACCATGACCAGAATACCGATATTTTCATTAAAATTTTGCACGGCAATAGAGTGCCCCGCACCCATCAGTGTATGCCCTCTGTGTTGCAACATTGCGTTCAATGGCACCACAAAGAAGCCGGACAGGCAGCCAACAATAAACATCAGAAACGCAGCCAGCCAGGTATTGTGAACAAACAGCATGCCGATCACCAAAATGCCCATGGCGATACCCGCAGGTAAAACACAAAATGCTTTTTTGAGCGGAACATAATGCCCAGCAAGAATGGCGCCTGCCGCAATGCCAAATGCAACGACTGCGACTAGTTGAGTCGCTTGCTCCATGGAAAAGTTCAACCAAATAATGGCCCAGTTCAATACTACCAAGCGCATGGTGGCACCCGCGCCCCAGAATAGCGTGGTAACACCAAGGGATAACTGGCCCTGAGGGTCTTTCCAAAGCTTGGCTACGCAGCCCCAGAATTCTTTAATCAGCGCGACAGGCTGCAGCTGCAAGGGTTTGAGCTCTATATTTAATTTAGGGATGTAGCAGTTCAGCCAAGATGCGGCTAGATAGAGCAAAATAATTGCAGCAATCGCAAAGGTTGCCGGGGTAAAGAAAGCCCCCAGCACGGTGCTGTTTAGCCAGGGAGCAACGTGAGAGCCAGCAAGTAAGCCGCCTAATATCGTGCCAAAGATAATGGCACTGACGGTTGCGCCTTCCAGCCAGCCATTGGCGGCAACCAGTTTTTCGTGAGGTAAGTATTCGGTAATGATGCCGTATTTGGCAGGGGAATAGGCTGCAGCGCCAAAGCCGACAAGGGCGTAGGCCATAATCGGCGGGATGCCCACAAGCATGCCAAGGCAACCGGCCAGTTTGATGCCATTACAAATCATCATGGCCTTGCCCTTGTGCATGGAATCGGCAAAAGAGCCGGCAAAGGGGGCAAGCACTACATAGGACACTGTAAAACACCAAAGTAGCATGGATAAATGCCATTCGGGGGAGTGTTGCTCTTTTAGTAGCGCAAGGGCCGCAAAGAAGAGGGCGTTGTCAGCAAGCGCAGATAAAAATTGCGCGCCAAGAATAATGAAAAATCCACGATCCATCTTGGAACAGTACCCTTTTTTATAGTGTGGGGTTTATATCACGAAATGCAGGCATCCTGCCGGACTTAGGTGGCCGATGCAAAAAATTGCATGATCAGGATCAGATTTTGCCGGATTTACAGCGTAAATGTGAGGCATTGGTCAATATAAGCAGTTAAGTACAAGGCTAGGAAGGTGATTTTTACGCTGACAGATCCTAAGCCCTGCAGCTTGCCATCAGTAAAGCATTGTCGCTTTTGCGTCTTACATGTCATCAACAAGGTTTATACTCTACGCTTTTCCTTTGCCATGGTTTTGTCATGACCCGCCCGATTCGTGCTGTGATTCATACGGCAGCACTTGCTTCTAATTATGCGCATGTAAAAGCATGCGCACCAAATAGTAAAGTTTTTGCAGTTGTTAAAGCGAATGCCTACGGCCATGGCATTGCAAATATGGCAGCTGCGCTGCCCGGTGCAGATGCTTTTGCTACTTTAGAAATGCCTTCTGCACTGACCTTAAGAGAGTTAGGGGTAAAGCAAGCCATTCTATTATTAGAAGGTGTATTTTCTGCTGCCGAGCTGCAGCTGTGCGCCAAGCACGATTTCTGGCTGTCAGTGCATGATGAGCGCGGCATAGGCTGGCTAGAAAACACTGATTTAAGCCGTCCTGTGCATATTTTCTTAAAATTAAATACCGGCATGAACCGGCTTGGCTTTCCGGCCGAAAAAGCGCCGGCTTTAGTTGAGCGCCTGCAACATTGCAGTAATGTGGCAAGTATTACGCTGATGGCACATTTTGCGACAGCGGATGATCCGGAGCAGGGGGTGGCCGCGCAATGCGCACGTTTTGACGCGGCATGCAGCGGGCTGGCGCTGCCTGTTTCTCTTGCTAATTCGGCCGCTTTACTGGCTTACCCGGAAACACAACGTCAGTGGGTAAGACCCGGCATTGTTTTATATGGTTCATCCCCTTTTAGCGAAAAAAGTGCTGCAGAGCTGGGTTTGCAGGCGGCCATGACTTTAAGTGCTGAAGTGATCGCTGTTCAGGATCTTAAAGAAGGCGATACCGTCGGATATGGCGCCGGCTTCGTTGCAGCAAGGCCAATGCGGATAGGGATTGTGGCCTGCGGCTACGCCGATGGTTATCCGCGCCACGCACCAACGGGAACCCCAGCTTTGGTGGATGGCGCGCGCAGCAGGCTGATAGGCCGGGTATCGATGGATATGCTGGCTGTTGATTTAAGCGAATTACCTAGCTCTGGTGTGGGAAGCTCGGTTGAGCTATGGGGCAAAAACTTGCCGGTTGATGATGTTGCCGCTGCGGCAGGCACCATCGGCTATGAGCTGATGTGCGCAGTAGCGGCCCGGGTGCCTGTATTTGTCGAGTTCTGATCCGGGCTTTAACCATACCGCAATGCATAAAGGCGCAAACAAAGCTTATCAGTCAGCTTTAGTTTTGCGCCTTTTTTGTTTAACACGATTTATTTCTTTTGAGTGTGTTTGCTTTTTCTATGTTGGTTTTTTGTTGTTCTTTGCACTAAATAGCAGGCTCAGGGCGATGTGTTTAAAACATATAGCCATTGCTTGTGATGTTTATGCCTAAACAGCATAACAATTCATGAATAAATAATGACTTAAACTGTTTTCTTGCTCGAAAAGATCGCCGGCTTTCATTACAATGATCTTTCCTTTTAAAACCTACCCAAGCAGCAGGTTTGATCCATGGCATTGATTGTCCAGAAATATGGCGGCACCTCGGTAGGTACTACCGAGCGGATTAAAAACGTGGCTCGCCGCGTGGCTAAATTCAAAGCAGAAGGGCACGATATAGTCGTTGCTGTTTCTGCGATGTCCGGCGAAACCAATAAGCTGATCGCACTGGCTAAAGAAATTCAGGCCAACCCAGATCCTCGTGAATTGGATGTCATTGTCTCTACCGGTGAGCAGGTCACTATTGGCCTACTGGCTATGGCGCTGAAAGAAATCGGCGTTGATGCAGTAAGCTACACCGGTGGTCAGGTCAAGATCCTGACCGACAGCGCGCACACCAAGGCGCGCATCCAGCATATTGACGATGGCGGAATGCGCAGCGATCTGGCCGCTGGCAAGGTTGTGATTGTTGCGGGCTTTCAGGGCGTAGACGCACAGGGCAATATCACGACCTTGGGCCGTGGTGGCTCCGACACCACAGGTGTTGCGCTGGCCGCAGCACTTAAGGCTGACGAATGCCAGATCTACACCGATGTGGATGGCGTTTACACCACAGACCCGCGCGTAGTGCCAGAGGCACGCAAGCTTTCCACGATTACTTTTGAAGAAATGCTGGAAATGGCCAGCTTAGGCTCAAAGGTATTACAGACCCGATCGGTTGAATTTGCCGGTAAATACAATGTGAAGTTACGTGTCTTGTCTTCTTTTGAAGAAGAGGGCGATGGCACGCTGATTACCTTCGAGGAAGACAGTAAGATGGAAAAACCCGTTATTTCCGGCATTGCGTTTAACCGTGATGAAGCCCGTATCAATGTGATCGGCGTGCCAGATAAACCGGGCATTGCTTATCAAATTTTAGGGCCAGTGGCGGATGCTAATATCGACGTTGATATGATTATCCAAAACGTGGGCCAGGATGGCACAACTGATTTCTCCTTTACCGTCCCTAAAAATGATTTGGGCCGTGCGATTAAAGTATTAGAAGGCGCACAAAGCCAGATCAGCGCCCGCCAGATCAATGGCGACGATAAGATCTGTAAAGTATCGATCGTGGGTGTGGGCATGCGCTCGCATGTCGGTGTGGCTTCAACAATGTTCCGCACGCTTGCTGAAGAAGGGATCAATATCCAAATGATTTCTACTTCCGAGATTAAAATCTCAGTTGTGGTGGATGAAAAGTATCTTGAGCTTGCTGTGCGCGTGCTGCATAAAGCGTTTGGTCTGGATACAATTGAGTAAAA from the Iodobacter fluviatilis genome contains:
- a CDS encoding efflux RND transporter periplasmic adaptor subunit, which gives rise to MTKFSLTLIALILVGCGKETVKEKTERPPQQVTATTTQTADIALNLSAQGHVSPLDQVEVRPQTSGLISKVHFKEGDQIQAGQLLFSLDARTEEANVRQAIAKLAQSQAQLAAAERDYTRSKELALQSFISKTALDNAQSKLETLQATLAAERAAVDAAKINLSYSQIKAPLSGRAGLVEVHTGSYVQPSIAIPLVTISQLDPITVAFSLPERDLSLLQNAPQPILVSARLADGNKMQGKLSFIDNAVNSSSGTIALKAEFSNPKNLLWPGAFVPVQVAAGTLKNAVVLPTQAVQTGPDHRFVFAIQADQTVKSIQVELLQVENERAVVSGIGSNIKVVKEGGQNLREGSKVREAKKRDASAPKTAASAAK
- the lplT gene encoding lysophospholipid transporter LplT produces the protein MDRGFFIILGAQFLSALADNALFFAALALLKEQHSPEWHLSMLLWCFTVSYVVLAPFAGSFADSMHKGKAMMICNGIKLAGCLGMLVGIPPIMAYALVGFGAAAYSPAKYGIITEYLPHEKLVAANGWLEGATVSAIIFGTILGGLLAGSHVAPWLNSTVLGAFFTPATFAIAAIILLYLAASWLNCYIPKLNIELKPLQLQPVALIKEFWGCVAKLWKDPQGQLSLGVTTLFWGAGATMRLVVLNWAIIWLNFSMEQATQLVAVVAFGIAAGAILAGHYVPLKKAFCVLPAGIAMGILVIGMLFVHNTWLAAFLMFIVGCLSGFFVVPLNAMLQHRGHTLMGAGHSIAVQNFNENIGILVMVGIHAMMVKYFSHPITDNVSKAVAHQFQASGIPPMYAIITGFGLMVALTMIAITVRFRRGVRAGIMND
- the alr gene encoding alanine racemase, which gives rise to MTRPIRAVIHTAALASNYAHVKACAPNSKVFAVVKANAYGHGIANMAAALPGADAFATLEMPSALTLRELGVKQAILLLEGVFSAAELQLCAKHDFWLSVHDERGIGWLENTDLSRPVHIFLKLNTGMNRLGFPAEKAPALVERLQHCSNVASITLMAHFATADDPEQGVAAQCARFDAACSGLALPVSLANSAALLAYPETQRQWVRPGIVLYGSSPFSEKSAAELGLQAAMTLSAEVIAVQDLKEGDTVGYGAGFVAARPMRIGIVACGYADGYPRHAPTGTPALVDGARSRLIGRVSMDMLAVDLSELPSSGVGSSVELWGKNLPVDDVAAAAGTIGYELMCAVAARVPVFVEF
- a CDS encoding aspartate kinase gives rise to the protein MALIVQKYGGTSVGTTERIKNVARRVAKFKAEGHDIVVAVSAMSGETNKLIALAKEIQANPDPRELDVIVSTGEQVTIGLLAMALKEIGVDAVSYTGGQVKILTDSAHTKARIQHIDDGGMRSDLAAGKVVIVAGFQGVDAQGNITTLGRGGSDTTGVALAAALKADECQIYTDVDGVYTTDPRVVPEARKLSTITFEEMLEMASLGSKVLQTRSVEFAGKYNVKLRVLSSFEEEGDGTLITFEEDSKMEKPVISGIAFNRDEARINVIGVPDKPGIAYQILGPVADANIDVDMIIQNVGQDGTTDFSFTVPKNDLGRAIKVLEGAQSQISARQINGDDKICKVSIVGVGMRSHVGVASTMFRTLAEEGINIQMISTSEIKISVVVDEKYLELAVRVLHKAFGLDTIE